A single window of Vibrio sp. SCSIO 43137 DNA harbors:
- a CDS encoding tyrosine-type recombinase/integrase → MIINGFFHIWGMTKSIIGLTETMYLFKTASHNYYTRICLPKSARDRGFPYDLKISLLTKNRRLASMRNLTVAIELKRLIDGITLQTKSHDFKVAADALINELRSAFTDEHNEGHAIAIPVRHTSTEPSPDANMRSTSSIVSLKDAKASFVKSKELQSIKPLTIYQLESRIRHFVQFVDTERVADVTTAHALLYRDELLKQGRSYKTNKEYLAACLQFFKYCKLMNHTVLNPFEDVKVQNKGTKRQDEQRDRWSLTELAKFFNCHQFSEKDEEFKWISRIQPLSGMRPSEVCQLRVTDIRREDGIHYFSINDSADGKTVKNLNSIRKVPIHNHLIEMGFLGYVKMVKAKGNTQLFSYIPANQFDDWSKSFCSQMGKFQTAIGMKPKQRPTAYGFRHTFIDELKQQDVPEHVTAQIVGHGNNSMTYGRYGKRLSLEKLALVVNQVSYAPLFEGSE, encoded by the coding sequence TTGATTATCAACGGCTTTTTTCATATCTGGGGAATGACTAAGTCAATTATAGGATTGACTGAGACAATGTACCTATTTAAAACCGCTTCGCACAACTACTACACCCGTATTTGCCTACCAAAATCTGCTCGTGATCGCGGCTTTCCATATGATCTCAAAATTTCCCTTCTCACTAAAAATCGCCGACTGGCATCGATGCGCAACTTAACAGTGGCTATTGAGCTTAAACGGTTGATAGATGGCATTACGCTACAAACAAAATCACATGACTTTAAGGTAGCAGCAGATGCGCTTATTAACGAGCTAAGAAGCGCCTTCACTGATGAGCATAACGAAGGTCACGCAATAGCGATACCTGTACGTCATACAAGTACTGAGCCTTCACCTGATGCGAACATGCGCAGCACATCATCCATCGTTTCTTTAAAAGATGCCAAGGCATCTTTTGTGAAATCTAAAGAGCTTCAATCGATTAAACCTCTGACCATTTATCAGTTAGAGTCACGTATCCGTCATTTTGTTCAATTTGTTGATACAGAAAGAGTTGCTGATGTCACCACAGCGCATGCACTTCTGTATCGTGATGAGTTATTGAAACAAGGCAGAAGCTACAAAACGAACAAAGAGTATCTGGCGGCTTGCCTTCAGTTTTTTAAGTACTGCAAACTCATGAATCATACTGTGCTTAACCCTTTTGAAGATGTAAAAGTCCAGAACAAAGGTACAAAACGACAGGATGAGCAACGAGACCGCTGGTCACTGACAGAGTTGGCAAAGTTTTTTAACTGCCATCAGTTTTCCGAAAAAGACGAAGAGTTTAAATGGATTTCTAGAATACAACCTCTATCTGGCATGCGCCCCTCTGAAGTATGTCAGTTAAGGGTTACAGATATCAGGAGGGAAGATGGGATTCACTACTTTTCTATTAACGATAGTGCAGATGGAAAAACAGTGAAGAATCTCAATAGCATTCGTAAAGTGCCCATTCATAACCATCTGATTGAAATGGGCTTTCTTGGCTACGTAAAAATGGTGAAAGCAAAAGGAAATACCCAGCTTTTTAGTTATATCCCTGCAAATCAGTTTGACGATTGGTCAAAATCCTTTTGTTCACAAATGGGGAAATTCCAGACAGCTATTGGAATGAAACCGAAACAGCGACCGACTGCTTATGGCTTTCGGCATACCTTCATCGATGAGCTTAAACAGCAAGATGTTCCAGAGCATGTCACGGCTCAAATCGTGGGGCACGGGAACAACAGCATGACGTATGGCCGTTATGGTAAGCGGCTATCTTTAGAAAAATTAGCGTTAGTGGTTAATCAAGTTAGCTACGCACCGCTATTTGAAGGAAGTGAGTAA
- a CDS encoding tyrosine-type recombinase/integrase, whose protein sequence is MENSNKKLINDIIDSYILSRVHTVAPSTLCSDRSKAKNLKKVFKGRFVEDIKHSDIRDQINRWHKKYSNKTINEFLTIIRAVFELAERDGLLQRNPMDGIESLTVSRKEPNPFRKSEIQRLFETPAECMSGKNAALLNILTGLRISELLALGWDDVDWLRKVLHVRHAKVLNCYKTTKTEGSEREVELNDLAISLLKEQKALTDKKRARTVSVLQEDNKSWVKKKIRFVFYNSKTNQPFLHAKQFGKTFFTPFLEKAEVEHRGPGQLRHTYASQCLTAGISKEWLAQQMGHNSTEMIDKHYGRWMKSDAPDYSNVSVAHLADAFGQSSIVVDRLPSHVSQDSIALANALQNQPKLKALVEGVIGGQS, encoded by the coding sequence TTGGAAAACAGCAATAAGAAATTAATTAATGACATTATAGATAGTTACATCCTTAGCCGCGTTCATACCGTGGCACCATCAACACTGTGCTCTGATCGTAGCAAAGCCAAAAATCTTAAAAAGGTTTTTAAAGGGCGATTCGTTGAAGATATTAAGCACAGCGATATTCGTGACCAGATTAATCGGTGGCACAAAAAATACAGCAATAAAACCATCAATGAGTTTTTGACCATCATTCGGGCGGTTTTTGAACTTGCAGAGCGTGACGGCTTACTACAGCGTAATCCGATGGATGGCATTGAGAGCCTGACCGTCAGTCGTAAAGAGCCAAATCCTTTCCGTAAATCCGAAATACAACGCTTGTTTGAAACCCCTGCCGAATGCATGAGTGGCAAAAATGCAGCCTTACTAAATATTCTGACAGGACTTCGGATTAGTGAACTACTGGCACTGGGATGGGATGATGTTGACTGGCTGCGAAAAGTGCTACATGTCCGTCACGCTAAGGTACTCAATTGTTACAAAACTACGAAAACCGAGGGCTCAGAGCGCGAAGTTGAGCTTAATGATTTAGCGATAAGCTTACTCAAAGAGCAAAAGGCGTTAACGGATAAAAAGCGTGCACGTACTGTGTCTGTGCTCCAAGAAGATAATAAAAGCTGGGTTAAGAAAAAAATCCGTTTTGTGTTTTACAACAGTAAAACGAATCAACCATTCCTGCATGCAAAACAGTTTGGTAAAACCTTTTTCACTCCCTTTCTTGAAAAAGCAGAAGTAGAGCATCGAGGCCCAGGACAGCTTCGCCATACTTATGCCAGTCAATGCTTGACGGCGGGTATCAGTAAAGAGTGGCTAGCCCAACAGATGGGGCACAACAGCACTGAGATGATTGACAAGCATTATGGACGCTGGATGAAGTCCGATGCGCCCGACTATTCCAATGTCTCTGTCGCTCACCTTGCTGATGCTTTTGGGCAAAGTTCCATCGTGGTAGATAGGCTTCCATCTCATGTCTCGCAGGATTCCATTGCACTGGCAAATGCTCTACAGAATCAACCGAAACTTAAAGCGTTGGTAGAGGGTGTCATTGGCGGTCAGTCATGA